The Triticum aestivum cultivar Chinese Spring chromosome 3A, IWGSC CS RefSeq v2.1, whole genome shotgun sequence genome includes a region encoding these proteins:
- the LOC123061179 gene encoding dolichyl-diphosphooligosaccharide--protein glycosyltransferase subunit 1A, which yields MAIVPCVANKFYTAEGSDQLVVVVSGCSIWGLAFFEQVDLTPHSVCVLTSLKVKNVGLEPIPKVLLAFLNIQAKNMAVIRAFGTEGKVKGLSSVLSIEVVEPSGVPPEPAFFQHH from the exons ATGGCCATTGTCCCATGCGTGGCCAATAAATTTTACACTGCTGAGGGGAGCGACCAGCTCGTGGTTGTGGTGTCTGGTTGCTCCATCTGGGGTTTGGCGTTTTTTGAACAG GTTGATTTGACTCCGCATAGCGTCTGCGTCCTCACCTCGCTCAAG GTTAAAAATGTTGGCTTGGAGCCTATCCCTAAAGTCTTGCTGGCTTTTCTGAACATCCAAGCAAAAAACATGGCAGTGATCAGAGCATTTGGTACTGAGGGAAAAGTGAAGGGTCTGAGTAGTGTTCTTTCAATTGAAGTTGTTGAGCCTTCTGGTGTGCCCCCAGAACCGGCTTTCTTTCAGCATCATTAA